TCTATAATGCCAACCATGGTAATTTCTAGCGTCAGCGTCAAGCAATTTGTTCACAATTACAAGTTCTCGACCCCATATCTTCACACTGGCACCAGGATAGTTTTGTAAAGTCCATAGTCTATGATTCCAAATCCAATATACCTTGGGGAATCGTTTCAATTGGGCCATTACAAACATCAGTTCATCTTCCCAGAATTTTGGCTCGAGCTTCTCGCCTAGATCCACTATAATGTCACGCCTATAGTTCCAAACAGCATTGAATTCGGGATTGAGTTCCAATAAGTTAGTGGTGAGTTTCAAGGACTCAATAGTGAACTCCCTTTTATCCTTCAGCCCCAGGACAGTGTCGGTCAACTGTCTATATTTCTCAATTTTGAGCTGATCTTGAACTCTCTTCTGCTTTAGAAGCTCCTGGGTCCATTGACGTCTTCTAACACCGTGCTACTTTGACACATATGCCCACTACCTTAGTACACCCTCGATTTTTCTTGTGTGCAGACCCTGGTTACTTTGGTACTGGTGCGTTTTGGTTATATTTGTTAGTAAAACTTGCTTAAGGGAGCGAAAGACACAAGTTACCATCTGGACAAAAACATACCATGCTGATTCGACCAATTGagcttttttattgttgtcCATCCGTTGCAAATTCCACTTCAATCACTagtttctttcaatttcacCTATttaaagctcatcgcaagaatttttcagttccTGATCCAATTCAAAATGCTACTCAGAGCCAGCAATTCCATCCACAAGAGGTCCAATAATGGATAGAAACCTATCGCTGAAGGGCTCTACGAGGAGTATAACCGAGTTCTTTGAGTACTGTATCAATTCTATACTTTTCCAGCGCGGAGTATACCCTCCAGAGGACTTTAGCACTGTGCGGAAGTATGAATTGAGTCTTCTACGGACTCATGACGATGAGTTGAAGGATTACTTGCGGAAGATCCTGTCACAAGTACACAGGTGGCTGTTGGGTGGTAAATGCAACAAGCTTGTGCTGTGTATAGTGGACAAAGACGATGGCGAAGTGGTGGAGCGATGGCAGTTCGATGTTACACACTTCAGCAAGGAACAAGAGACCGCTGCGGAAGTCACAGATGAGGAGACACGCAACCAGATGAGGACACTGATTAAGCAGATCACCGCTAGTGTTACTTTCTTGCCCGAACTAGTGAAGGAAGGCGGGTACACTTTCACTGTTCTGGCATACACGGATGCCGATGCCAAGGTACCGCTAGAATGGGGGGATTCTGATAGCAAGGAGGTCAAAGATGGTGAGATAGTGCAGTTCAGAAGCTTTGAGACCAATGATCATAGAGTTGGTGCCCAGGTTAGCTACAAGATATAGCGCAGTAGGTTCTTTTAGTCCTGGATACGTTTGAATGCTATAAATGATTTAGCTACGGAAGATCAATAGTACATAGTATAGTAAGTAATATATCTATCTTTCGAACAATTTGGAGTTAGATACAAGTTCTCTTATACCTCTTCTGGGTTCCTGTGGCTGTGGGGTTACAGGACGTTGTATCGTTCTGGCAGGTGGATGGATTCTAAGCTCGTTTCTCACCAGTTTAGACCATTCGGGGTCCTGGATACGGCAGATGTTAGCCTGGAAATGCATCATAGGGCGTGAATCCCACTCCATGATGAGCATACTGTGATCGATTGGTttaccttcttctttcctCTCGTCGAGCTTAGTCTTGTAGGCAGCCCGCAGTGCTCTCCATTGTTCCAAATCCCAGGGCACTGCTTTCAGAGATAGAATGAACGCCCAAACAACACTGTTGTCATTTCCACCTGTAATCTCGTTATATGTTTCGGCATATGTTTCAGGAGAATCTACAGGTGCAATAAGTAGCTTTACAAGCTTCATTAACTTGTCCATATCAGATTCAATTCTCTTCTTAGTCCTCTTCATGCTACTGTTGTTAGTAGACTCACCATCTCCAGACATATTCTCTGGAATGGAGTTCagaatatttgataataaatCCAAGTCTAACATAAGTTGCTCCCCGATATTTACAACGGCTCTAGGATTTAAACGAGGTTTAGTTGTGGCCGAAGCGTAAGGTGGAGTAGGTTGCAACAATTTCAGTATGCAGCCCAGGAATTCAGAGAATACCAAATTGATAACCTTATCCAGGAAATTCCACTTGTATATATCTCTGTTAAAAGTTTTCAGTATATATTCCAAGATTGTAACGTTCCCTTCTGTGTTTGGTTGGCTTCTTGTAACTTTGAGTAATGTCTTCAACGTTTGCATGTATCTACTGTAATCCTCTACCATGACATTGCTCCAGTCGACATTCTTAAACTCTCTCCATACAAATGAGATCTCGACAGTAATCAAACGGTTCAATAGGAAGTTTATCCCTTTAGCGGCCAAATCATCGTATTTACTTTTCGTTTGCATGAATATTCCATTAATCTGCTCAGATGCAGATGTGAATTCGAGTAATCTTTCTTCTAGCTGCTCAATTGTAGTAGAGCAGTATCCTGCAGTATTAATAACTAGAACTGTATATTTGGCACATTCTCTTTTGTCTTCAACTTCAACGTTATCTGGTAATATCAATGGCTCTAGGATTTTATTGGCGTACAAACCCAACCATTTTGTAAAAAATGTAGCTAATGCTGTTAAAACCGCAGTGTTCTCACTTTCTTGCACCAACTCTAACGACTGTGTGAGGATAGCTCTATAATTCCGGAATAAGTCTGCACTAGATGGTACAATGAAAGAGTCTGTAGAGTTTTCAGGAAACTTGGGATCACTCATATATGACAGCAGTTTCTTATCCATTAATTTATCCTGATGAGAGACCCAAACTGATAGGTATGGTTGGAAGCAAGTACTCAGTTTTGGTTTATCGTTCAGCTTTTTGGAAAACCTCACATTGATATAATTCTCAAATTCTAAAGTCTCCTGAAGTGCATTCATGAATAAGTCAATAGTAGGTGATTTGTCCTGAAATTCACGCTTTAACAAAATGTTTAGATCTTTCCTTGTCGTTTCCATGAATGTCTCGGTCAAGTGCATTGGTAAATCCCAGGACGGCAGGAAGAATTGTTCCAGGTTTGAGTGAAAGTTATTTAGCACCCTCttgaagtatatatatcttCTTGCAAGATTCTCGAGGGAACCAGCCTCGTCATCGACTTGGAAGATTTCATTCATCTCGTACAGAAGTTTGGATATGAACCAGTCAATCAGTGTGGATTTTGCGCTCTGGTCTGAATCCAAAAGCTCGCAAGCGCCGTCTCTCAGTTCGTTATGCTGTTGTGTATCCTCCTGCGGCGGTATCTCCTGCTGAGAGAGCAATTGCTGGAACTTCTGCTTTATTCTATCGAACACTTCCGATTTAAGTCTGTTCACGGAGGTCAGTAGCTTGTTGATCTCCTGGACTGACTTGTAAGGAGCAAAAGTGGTGCCCGCCAGCGAGTACATTATCCTATAGGGCGATACCATATCGCGGAAGGAGCCTGAGTCCAGGAGTTGTTTGCATTGTATGTAGCAGTCTGTGAGAATCTTCAAGTTCTGGAAGAAAGACATGGTCTGTGACAGGTTCTGTTTTGCGTTGTCCAGTCTGGATATACCCTGTGTGACATCCATGATACTCTGCTGGGTGCGCATGGAAGTCTCCTTCGTGACTTCATACTCCTCGATAAGCGTCTGCAACAGAGCCAGCGCATCCGACTCTGTAGCAGCCTCCCCGCTGTCCTCCAGTTCCAATTGCTTAATCTCCTTACTCAACTCCAGCTTGTATGACCTCGTCACCGAGATCAGCTCGTCGAGGGACTCGAGAGAGTCCCTCGACATGAGCATCCCAGTAATATCCTCGGTGGGATCATAGTCCAGCGAGTCTCCCAGCAtcaatattgaaattcaaaatcGAAAATTGAACTTATCTATTCACCTCCCCTCTGAGCACTAAAAACAAAAGCACACCAGGTTTTTAACTTCTTGCTCCACCAGCACCGTGTCCTTGAGCAATAATCACTACTCTATGCCATGCACACGCAGTTTGAAATGCCTTCTAATGGGCATCATTTTGAGAGCATGAACTTGTACTGACTGAATGGGTTTTGGAAGCTCCAGCAAGAACGTTGCTGGAATACGCAATCCAAGAGATGAAACTCCCTGCACAGAAACCCACGCAGAGAAGGACGACCATTTtgcccaaaaaaaaaattaaaaataaaatgctCCTGGGGAGGTTCGAACTCTCGACCTTCAGATTATGAGACTGACGCTCTTCCGACTGAGCTACAGAAGCATATTACTTGTTATGTTTCAGTGGGTTGATGGTGCGTGTATATGCGTTTTGAGGTTTCGTTATCCATAGTAAGCGCTTAAGCTTATATATTGGATCACAGTCTGTAACTGAACGCCCATATAACATGCTCTAGCCGCCATTAGCACGTAGCGGTGCACAGCTTCCAGCCGTGCTAATATAGCGCAGCTGTGTGTACCGCCTCTTTTCCACCTGTGCAGCAGCCCGCACCTCGCTTGCCAAGCCCGGTAGCCGCCCAATCCATAGGTCCGGTATGTACTGATGCAGGTGTTGTTCTTGTGGTTGTTCTTGTAATAGTACTTGTTCTTATAGTTGTTCAAGCACACATTTGAAACCGGACTCACCTGGCAACACACTCGTTATGGCACCCGCTATTCGGGACTCTGTTCGTTTCAGTCCTCTGAAATGTATAGTGTGCAGCAGTTCAGCAGTGCAGTGCACTTATCCTCCATCCACTCTTGCTCCAAGAGTTGTTCAGATCAGTTTTGGCTGTGAGGAAAATTTtctgcgatgagctttaaAAAGCAGGATGCTGAGGGAACTGGGGTCTTGATGGGATGGGATGGGAGCAGCGTCGAGATGGGTGAGAAGCGTAGCAACGAGGAGGAGTTATCTAAGAGgcagaagaagctgaagcaCGGGAAGCTGGCGCAGAAGCGGAGGGAGCAAGCCGCGTATGAGGAGGAGAAGTTGCGGAAGCTTCCCATGCAAGGAGCTGAGGCGATCAGCGAGCACTTTGCCACTGTGATCCGGGCACAGAACCCTGATCTGAGTGCGATAGAGCTGGACGAGATgtacttgaagaagagcgAGTTCCTGGGCACCGAGGCGTTCGACGGTGTGCGGAACTTGCACGAGTTTCCGGGGTTCATGGCGAGGTTCTCGAGGGCGCCCAGGGCCATTGTGCTCTCGATGTCGAACATCCGTGTGGCGGATGTGTACAGGAGTCTCGGTGGCAGCTCCCAATGTGTGAAGCTGTTTGCCAAGAACAAGTTGCATGAGGACGTGGCCACCGTGGAGTCTGTCCTGGGTGCggacaaggacaagaaggataagaaggacaagaaggacaaggacagcaagaagaagatcaagtACTTTGTGGCCACGCCTACGAGATTGGAGAAGCTGCTGGAGAGCACAGAGCTGTTCTTTGAAGGTAAGGACAAGCTGGACATTATCCTGGACGCCAGCTACCTCGACAGCAAGAAGAACTCGCTGCTGGACTCTGAGAACACGAAAGTGCTGTGCAAAGTGTTGCGGACCATGCTGGACAAGAAGAGTTCAGTCAAAGTATTGTTGTActgatatatattatgCATATTTAAGATTGTTGTGTAGGCAATATCATAGCTCATCACCTGAACTGCAGTGGGTGCCACCAAAACATAAAGTGCTGGGCACCCGAGAGTAAATACCTGAGATAAATGACAGCATAGCTGAGTGTACAGTTCTCTCTATTGTGGTTCAGCACCTTCAGCCTGCGTTACGTGCCTATCAAGAGTGTGTATCGTCCACCCAGGTCATCCACTAGCCGCAGATGCAGCAGAGCTAGACTCGGAGTTGTGAATGACCTGCGTGAGTTACTAGTACAGGCTGAATTGGGCAAATAATACAGGAATAGACCCAGAATTACGAAATATAAACATGGATACAGCAGAAAATACAGAAATAAACagaattacaaatatacaaaaaatagtaaaatCTATTGGTAGCCAACGGCaacaacaacggcaacGACAACGGAAACCACACGTACTACTACACAACTGCGGTAAAAGCACAGTTGAATAGCTATATACATATCAAATATACCCCTGGTAAATAAAAGTACTTGATTAGAAatcaataaataattaataaatattaattaattaatatttattttataatttatttgatttaccAAGGTGGGGTGATTCCAGGGTAGAATTGACACACGTCGAGTTGAATCAGCACCGGGTTTTGACTTCACATCAATGAGGGTGGTGTGGATATTTGTGGCAGTGGTATGCCGCGGTGCACCGCGGCATACCCATATCCTCACATTTAAATAAACACGCTAAGCACAGGGACAAGAATGATAAAACAAGCACCGCAAATACAGATGCAACAGATACAATACTAAACCTCAGCCCGCTGGTTTTAGCACTGGGAAGGGGAGGGAGTACAGCTGCACAATCATGTAACTAGAGCCTATTATAGCCATTTCGGCCAGTCCAAGTCAGTTACATGTGACATGTACGTACATTATTACAACCGTAcacaattacaaaaaaattgggTCCTCGAAAGTAAACAAGGAAGATCCGAGAAGTTTGACGACGAAAGAACTATTTAACGACATAGTGATGTAGTGACAAAGTGATGATACTATCCACGGTATTAGACGCCCAGGATACGTTCAGCCAGCTATTGTTATTGCCATTGCACCAGGACGACAGCCGCTGAGGATTTCTAGAAGACACGACCGTGCTACTGCGATTTGCCACTGAAGAGTAGCGCGCCCCCCCGacacaatacaataaaaCACCAACAAGTACGCCAACGAGAACACAAACAACGATGGATGACGGTATGATTTCTGAGGGAGTCAAGGATGTGTATGAGTACTCGCACCCCATTATCAACAATGCGCTTGCGGTGAGTGCCAGCGAGCAGCAAGGGAAAGAGGTGCGTCGCTTCGCGACGCTTGCGGACTGGTACGATGTGATTAACGACTACGAGTTCCAGTCGCGTTGCCCTATTATCCTTAAGAACTCGCACCGCAACAAGCACTTCACTTTCGCGTGCCACCTGAAGAACTGTCCCTTCAAGATCCTGCTAAGCTACTCCAGCGCTGGTATGCACCATGGCCATGCGCAGGACGACATGTACAGGTCCAAGGACGAGGACGTGGACGCGCTTAATGACGGCGCCCACGACCACAAGCTCGAGTACCACGACGTCGACGATCCGCAGGTCACCGCTGCAATCGCCGCCGCCGTTGCAGCTGTCGGCAAGGACAGCAGCGACCCACACAACGCTGCTACTGCCGCTGCTACTGCTGCTGCTGCCGCTACAAACGGCGGTGAAGACCACAAAAACTTGGTCCAGGACACCCAGCCCTCTGCGCACTCCCAGGCCCAGGCCCAAGCCAGCGTCAGACCTAACTCTAACGCCCCAGAGACTATAAGGGGTCCCTTCGTCGTCACAAAGATCATCCCATACCATGACCACCCTGTCCAGGACAACCTGTCTCTAGACAAGTTTGTGCTAACGAAGATCCCAAGAATCTTGCAGAACGAGCTGAACTTCGACGACGTGCTAGAGACGTTAGTCGCCGAAGGTGCCAGCGACGGTGATGTCGCCAAGTTCAGAGTCTCCGAGTACGTCGAACACAGCGGTTTGTTGGATATAATAAAAGCCCGTTACGACTTGATGGACTCCGACATCACCAAAAAATTCTTGTCCCAAATCGCTAGACGTGTCACCACTTACAAAGCCCGTTTCGTgctaagaaagaagaaatacgGTATCATCAAGAGTGACAGACACCACCCAAGAGCAAACCCTGCCCCAGCCGCCTCAGGAAACAGACCACCAAGAATCAGCAGAACCAGAAGAAAGCGTAGTCTCGAAGACGACGAAACCGAGATCGCCCAGGAGGCACTAAAGAACTCCATGATGGACGATGTCGACCACCAGAGACATATCGACGACGACGACGAAGAACACGCCAGGAAATTGGCCAGATTAGGCGAGGACACCGACTTGCACTCCGGTATCCACGATGATGGCGATCACTCATCAACTCAGAACGCTGCCATGCATGAGATCAACCCTCTTGCATCCATCGACGAAGTCACCGACGACAAGCTTCCTCGTGAAGTCGCCGAGCAACTGAGACTTCTATCGTCCCATTTCAAGGATGTTGAGAACCAGAACTTGCAAGACGAAGAAGGTAAGAAGAACAGCGCTGAAATCTCAGACGAGAACATTCAACCTGAATTAAGAGGACAATAAACTTAAATGGTAGCTCCAATTATTAAAATGAATAAAGGAAACAAACCATTAAATACAATTTTGAAACCtttattataatttttttgctttttttatCGGACTCTActtattgttgttttctCCCTTTCAGTTCTTTATTCTCACttatatttaaaatatgCCTTTATTCCTATGAAAATACTCTCCTTTCTGATCTAGGAGAATACgctctttcttctctctattttttttattttatttcaaatcaTTCACCTGTGCAGTCAGGGAAAGTGCatacttttctttctattatttttatttttttcttttactAATTTAAGAATGGACTATTATATGTGTGTGAGTGCCAAGTGTATGCGCATTCCTTTCTTTATCCTATTTGTCGCATATGTGTGGATGCACTTGTATGCCTACCCTTGGCAACAAGGAGAGAGACCCTTTGACATCAAGAGAATCAAAGGCTATCTTTCCCAAAGACACCACAAAGACTTTTaccattttattattatctaaCTACCTGTCTAGATAGCTGTATTCTATATAACGAGatgaatattatcaaacaattctataaaaaagaaacttccAACAAGGCACTAACACCAAGCCTAATCAACAAATGACTAGCTCAAGCTTATACTTCTGATTTATTCACATCACTTTGTACAACTAGCAAAATTCGGGCCTCTCAGTGATCTGACCAAATGTTCGGCGACAAGCTGAGGAGTAGCAATAATATGCTTAAGTTGGCGGCAAAAGAATGCAATCATTACTACAACTAAAGCATTATCCTTTACTAACGAGCTATCTAGAAGTGCTGAGTACCCAGAAATTACACTACATGTTGCGAATCAGGTCGATTGCGAGACCTATTGTCCGACGTCCATGGGCGAACGCTGCAAGAGTTACTGGAATTAGCGGTACCCGAATACAGGTCCCTTTCCCATCCTCAGTTAGGTGGTATTCTGATAGGGAGCCTCAGACAGAGCCTGTGGTTAAGGATGAGGAGTCAGAGCACGTTCCATGGTACATGAGGCTCGAGGATGACTCTTTGAAGTCGCTGAATGAGGACATCTCGAAACAGCATGAGGTGAGATTGCCAGATGACTGTCCTGATTCACTACACATACTTGTTAAACATTTACAGAAACAACTGGCCCTAAGAGATATCCTGGTCtttgatttgaagaatCAACGGCTTGCTGATCCGGAGAACTATAGACTCAAAATGTGTGACTATGTCATCATATGCACTGCTATGTCCACAAAACATTGTGAGAGGTCATACGTTGAGATTAATAAGTTGTTAAAGAATGAATATGGAGTTTCAGGATATGTCGAAGGTCAAGTAAATCCCAATGATGAGAAAAAACGTCTGAAAAGGCTAGCTCGTAAAAATAACTTAGGTAGGACCAATATTAGAAGAAATGCGTTAAATTCTACTGAGGAATCATCATGGTATATGATAGATTGCCATGTAGACTCCATCTTTTTAAACATTCTTACGGAAAACAGAAGATATGAGATGAATCTCGAGGAGTTATATGCACCACTGAATGAAAAACACCTATATGAGAAATCAGAACATTCAATGCATATAAATACTAATAACAGGAGTCAAGCGTTTGATTCATtagaggaagaagataaTGTTTTACTAGCATTAAGGAAACTAGCACAACAAAAGAGACAATATTCAACCGAATCTCCGGCAAGAAGCCTTCGAAATGAGCTTGTAAAAGAGAATTTCGATAGCAGTAAGAAGCTTTTAGCAGATAATCCTGAATTACGTGAGCAACTGGTGAAAGTAGCAATATCAACAATAGAGCAGATAAGGGATTCTACAGGAGCTTCCATAAACACCGAAAAGTGGTACAAATTTGTTTCACACAATGTGCCTCTAGTGATACAAGATACAACTTTCTGGGATTCATACTTGAAGTTCTTATTATTACTAAACGATTGTAACAGTCAAACTTACAGCTACAAGAGATTGATACCCGATTACTTGGTCACTAAGAGATCAATGGGTGAGGAATTAACTGCTGACGATATTACTACTTTTCTCAGTGTAATCTCCGAGAGAGTAAATCCTCAGAACTATTGGGATTTAGTCAAGGCAAATACTCAAGTAGTGGAAGCCCTTAGACTTTTTGATGAGGAGGTAATTTTCACTGATGCAATTCTCTcaaaagtaataaaaaCTCTGACCACCAATTCCAATGAGCATAAACTACATTCTTTCTATGAGGTAATCAAATTTTTGGTATGGAAATACGAGAAGGAAATTCCTATAAATACACTAGAAACAATATTAAAGACACTCATAAATTTTGGAGAGTACGATTATCTTTTGAGGCTCTGGACCACCAAGATTGGTTACAATGTGGGATCGAAAGACACGAGACCATGGAAAGTATTCCTAAAAGCCATAACAGAGACGCAAGACGTGGAACTCATCAGGCTAATTATAGAAAAGGGATGTTTACTAGATATCAGTAGGGGAAAGGTCGATGTCGATCCTCAACTGGCAGTATTACTTAAAACAGCCTTCAAGACTGTCGATCCAGAAAACTTAATTTACAACGATCAGCAACGATTGCTGATACCATCCTCCGCTACACGCCAATAGGCAATATATCTTACTCCTACCCAAGTACCAGTAAAGAAATGATTATAAAACTACATGTACATACAATCTAGCATTTTATAgcaaatatcaaaatattcatatttttcatcttctccATCAATTTCAGgaatttgcgatgagctacaAAAACCAATTGCAAACTTCAACTTGGTTAAAATGTAGGActcaacaaagaaagaaccCTACCAATACAAGCTTGAATGAGCTACCGATGCTATAGCTCACTGAGCTTTGTTCCCAGACATGTTCTACCAAGATTTAACATTCCCAAATCCGATTTCAAAGGCCACCAGGTCAAGGCTATTAAGAAATTCAAGAAGCTGTCGCCTGGACTGAACATGCTAATAGAACTCAGAGATATACGTGCACCGCTTTCAACAAGAAATGTGATATTCGATAATATTTTGAGGAGTAACAGGTCGTTGGAGCGGCTTGTGGTGTATACGAAGAAAGATATGACTAGCGGGAACGCCAATGGGAAGCAATACTTTAAGAAACTGTCTCAATGGCATGCACAGCTGAATGAAAAGTTTATTATACTTGATGGTAGGGATACTAGTGATGCCAAACAGCTGTTAAAGATTTTACAGTGGGAAAATCATAAGGTAGAGAGCAGAGGGATGAGACTCCCTCTGGGCTATAGAGCCTTCATAGCAGGAATGCCAAACGTGGGAAAGTCGACCTTGGTTAACACGCTTAGAAGAGTAACAAACCCCAGTTCTAGTGGCACTAAGTTCAAGAAGGTCGCCAGAACTGGATCAGAAGCAGGTGTTACTCGAA
The Nakaseomyces glabratus chromosome J, complete sequence genome window above contains:
- the MAD2 gene encoding spindle checkpoint protein MAD2 (CAGL0J01089g~Ortholog(s) have anaphase-promoting complex binding activity) translates to MDRNLSLKGSTRSITEFFEYCINSILFQRGVYPPEDFSTVRKYELSLLRTHDDELKDYLRKILSQVHRWLLGGKCNKLVLCIVDKDDGEVVERWQFDVTHFSKEQETAAEVTDEETRNQMRTLIKQITASVTFLPELVKEGGYTFTVLAYTDADAKVPLEWGDSDSKEVKDGEIVQFRSFETNDHRVGAQVSYKI
- the VPS53 gene encoding Vps53p (CAGL0J01111g~Ortholog(s) have role in Golgi to vacuole transport, cellular sphingolipid homeostasis, retrograde transport, endosome to Golgi and GARP complex, cytosol localization) codes for the protein MLGDSLDYDPTEDITGMLMSRDSLESLDELISVTRSYKLELSKEIKQLELEDSGEAATESDALALLQTLIEEYEVTKETSMRTQQSIMDVTQGISRLDNAKQNLSQTMSFFQNLKILTDCYIQCKQLLDSGSFRDMVSPYRIMYSLAGTTFAPYKSVQEINKLLTSVNRLKSEVFDRIKQKFQQLLSQQEIPPQEDTQQHNELRDGACELLDSDQSAKSTLIDWFISKLLYEMNEIFQVDDEAGSLENLARRYIYFKRVLNNFHSNLEQFFLPSWDLPMHLTETFMETTRKDLNILLKREFQDKSPTIDLFMNALQETLEFENYINVRFSKKLNDKPKLSTCFQPYLSVWVSHQDKLMDKKLLSYMSDPKFPENSTDSFIVPSSADLFRNYRAILTQSLELVQESENTAVLTALATFFTKWLGLYANKILEPLILPDNVEVEDKRECAKYTVLVINTAGYCSTTIEQLEERLLEFTSASEQINGIFMQTKSKYDDLAAKGINFLLNRLITVEISFVWREFKNVDWSNVMVEDYSRYMQTLKTLLKVTRSQPNTEGNVTILEYILKTFNRDIYKWNFLDKVINLVFSEFLGCILKLLQPTPPYASATTKPRLNPRAVVNIGEQLMLDLDLLSNILNSIPENMSGDGESTNNSSMKRTKKRIESDMDKLMKLVKLLIAPVDSPETYAETYNEITGGNDNSVVWAFILSLKAVPWDLEQWRALRAAYKTKLDERKEEGKPIDHSMLIMEWDSRPMMHFQANICRIQDPEWSKLVRNELRIHPPARTIQRPVTPQPQEPRRGIRELVSNSKLFER
- the CMS1 gene encoding Cms1p (CAGL0J01155g~Ortholog(s) have 90S preribosome, cytoplasm, nucleus localization), with the translated sequence MSFKKQDAEGTGVLMGWDGSSVEMGEKRSNEEELSKRQKKLKHGKLAQKRREQAAYEEEKLRKLPMQGAEAISEHFATVIRAQNPDLSAIELDEMYLKKSEFLGTEAFDGVRNLHEFPGFMARFSRAPRAIVLSMSNIRVADVYRSLGGSSQCVKLFAKNKLHEDVATVESVLGADKDKKDKKDKKDKDSKKKIKYFVATPTRLEKLLESTELFFEGKDKLDIILDASYLDSKKNSLLDSENTKVLCKVLRTMLDKKSSVKVLLY
- the ABF1 gene encoding DNA-binding protein ABF1 (CAGL0J01177g~Has domain(s) with predicted DNA binding activity, role in chromatin remodeling and nucleus localization) translates to MDDGMISEGVKDVYEYSHPIINNALAVSASEQQGKEVRRFATLADWYDVINDYEFQSRCPIILKNSHRNKHFTFACHLKNCPFKILLSYSSAGMHHGHAQDDMYRSKDEDVDALNDGAHDHKLEYHDVDDPQVTAAIAAAVAAVGKDSSDPHNAATAAATAAAAATNGGEDHKNLVQDTQPSAHSQAQAQASVRPNSNAPETIRGPFVVTKIIPYHDHPVQDNLSLDKFVLTKIPRILQNELNFDDVLETLVAEGASDGDVAKFRVSEYVEHSGLLDIIKARYDLMDSDITKKFLSQIARRVTTYKARFVLRKKKYGIIKSDRHHPRANPAPAASGNRPPRISRTRRKRSLEDDETEIAQEALKNSMMDDVDHQRHIDDDDEEHARKLARLGEDTDLHSGIHDDGDHSSTQNAAMHEINPLASIDEVTDDKLPREVAEQLRLLSSHFKDVENQNLQDEEGKKNSAEISDENIQPELRGQ
- the ATP25 gene encoding Atp25p (CAGL0J01199g~Ortholog(s) have role in mRNA stabilization, mitochondrial proton-transporting ATP synthase complex assembly and mitochondrial inner membrane localization) — its product is MQSLLQLKHYPLLTSYLEVLSTQKLHYMLRIRSIARPIVRRPWANAARVTGISGTRIQVPFPSSVRWYSDREPQTEPVVKDEESEHVPWYMRLEDDSLKSLNEDISKQHEVRLPDDCPDSLHILVKHLQKQLALRDILVFDLKNQRLADPENYRLKMCDYVIICTAMSTKHCERSYVEINKLLKNEYGVSGYVEGQVNPNDEKKRLKRLARKNNLGRTNIRRNALNSTEESSWYMIDCHVDSIFLNILTENRRYEMNLEELYAPLNEKHLYEKSEHSMHINTNNRSQAFDSLEEEDNVLLALRKLAQQKRQYSTESPARSLRNELVKENFDSSKKLLADNPELREQLVKVAISTIEQIRDSTGASINTEKWYKFVSHNVPLVIQDTTFWDSYLKFLLLLNDCNSQTYSYKRLIPDYLVTKRSMGEELTADDITTFLSVISERVNPQNYWDLVKANTQVVEALRLFDEEVIFTDAILSKVIKTLTTNSNEHKLHSFYEVIKFLVWKYEKEIPINTLETILKTLINFGEYDYLLRLWTTKIGYNVGSKDTRPWKVFLKAITETQDVELIRLIIEKGCLLDISRGKVDVDPQLAVLLKTAFKTVDPENLIYNDQQRLLIPSSATRQ
- the MTG1 gene encoding putative GTPase MTG1 (CAGL0J01221g~Ortholog(s) have role in mitochondrial translation and mitochondrial inner membrane, nucleus localization); this encodes MSYRCYSSLSFVPRHVLPRFNIPKSDFKGHQVKAIKKFKKLSPGLNMLIELRDIRAPLSTRNVIFDNILRSNRSLERLVVYTKKDMTSGNANGKQYFKKLSQWHAQLNEKFIILDGRDTSDAKQLLKILQWENHKVESRGMRLPLGYRAFIAGMPNVGKSTLVNTLRRVTNPSSSGTKFKKVARTGSEAGVTRSTSEVIRLMPTTNNSSPIYLIDSPGVGLPGRLTNQNRMLTLSMCGAVKTSLIEPVIQADYLLYLMNLQNPLPGAEWYPKYKSEPTNDIYEVLRRLAKNKESFDENVVATNWVNKWRLDSKNLLFDVETLLPADAFSYRDYVDKQLEELGELTFLRERQ